Part of the Dehalococcoidia bacterium genome, TCCATCTTCATCGCCTCCAGGACAACGACGGTCTGACGGGCCCGCACTCGCTGGCCCTCTTCTACCGCCACCTTCACAACAACCCCGCTGAGAGGGGCCACCAGCAGGTGCCCCGCCGCCTCGGGGGACGTCTCCCGGTGTTCGACCGGCCGCGGGCGATGCCAGCGAAAGCGGAAGGCCCGACCGCCTTGCTCGACCATCAGGCCATCCGCCAGGCGCGATACCCTGGCGGGCCAGGAGCGTCCTTCGACCTCCACCAGCAGGTGACCACGGGGGCCAGCAGTGAAGGTGGCCACCGCCTCTCGCCCCGCCACCGCCACCCGCCAGCGACGGGCACTCCCGGCCTCCCGCCTCCCCTCCACTCGCCAGGGGCGGCCCTCATGCTCCAGGTGCAGGACGACATCTCCGCCCGCTCGCCAGGGTCCCAGGGCTAGCCAAGGGTCAGCCTCCCCGAGGGCACCGCTGACGGCGGCACCGAAGGCGGCGAGGAGGGCCTCCACGGCCGGGGCCAGCAGCAGCGCTTCCGGGCTGAGGCGGGACTCCAGGAAGTCGGTGGTGACCTTCCCCTCGGCCATGACCGGGTGGGCCAGCACGGCCCGCAGCAACGGCAGGTTGGTGCGGACCCCCTCGATACGATAGCGCTCCAGGGCCGCTACCATACGGGCCAGGGCCTCGCGCCGGTCGCGGCCCCGGGCCAGCACCTTGGCGATGAGGGGGTCGTAATGGGCGGTGATCTCGTCGCCCGGGTAGGTGCCCACGTCGTTGCGGATGCCCTCGCCCTGGGGCGGCGCGAAGGCCACCAGGGTGCCCGAGCTCGGCAGGTAGCCCGCGAGGGGGTCTTCGGCGTAGATGCGGCACTGGAAGGCGTGGCCCCGGAGGCGCACGTCCTCCTGGCGCAGGGGGAGGCGCTGGCCGGCGGCGATGGAGAGCTGCAGGGCCACCAGGTCGAGGCCCGTCACCATCTCGGTGACGCCGTGCTCCACCTGCAGGCGGGTGTTCATCTCCAGAAAGTAGAAGTTTCCCTCGGAGTCCAGCAGGAACTCGACGGTTCCGGCATTGACGTAGCCGGCTGCGCGGGCCACGG contains:
- a CDS encoding acetyl-CoA carboxylase biotin carboxylase subunit — protein: MFRKLLIANRGEIAVRIIRTCRALGIRTVAVYSEADRRALHVLEADEAVPIGPPPVTESYLNIGAIVEAARRTGAEAVHPGYGLLSENAAFAEACREAGLVFVGPPAEAIRLMGDKAAARRLAASQGVPIVPGYDGDSQEPWALLEEARRLGFPVMVKAAAGGGGRGMRLVADADSFLEAVEGARREAQRAFGDGRLLLERAVQGARHVEVQVLADAYGNYLHLGERDCSLQRRYQKVVEEAPSPAVDEALRRRLGEAALAVARAAGYVNAGTVEFLLDSEGNFYFLEMNTRLQVEHGVTEMVTGLDLVALQLSIAAGQRLPLRQEDVRLRGHAFQCRIYAEDPLAGYLPSSGTLVAFAPPQGEGIRNDVGTYPGDEITAHYDPLIAKVLARGRDRREALARMVAALERYRIEGVRTNLPLLRAVLAHPVMAEGKVTTDFLESRLSPEALLLAPAVEALLAAFGAAVSGALGEADPWLALGPWRAGGDVVLHLEHEGRPWRVEGRREAGSARRWRVAVAGREAVATFTAGPRGHLLVEVEGRSWPARVSRLADGLMVEQGGRAFRFRWHRPRPVEHRETSPEAAGHLLVAPLSGVVVKVAVEEGQRVRARQTVVVLEAMKMEHSVDAPTDGFLRRLHCRPGEQVKEGQVLAELAPGEAEG